Proteins encoded within one genomic window of Xylophilus sp. GOD-11R:
- a CDS encoding helicase-related protein translates to MTKHTPTEHIDTAAPAADALAAQVRQLNDLLARSRATLIKTDTTVAYSVKGEVTVDGHRVEYALIPPDGVLAQLNRWVKMAPHKQVAALAERLHEHTAADFEREVTGFVMNALRRAAGAGVETGAYCWDALQRPRERADIAFQLALDRIDAAAVQRKASLAADRTRESINLARFPDTFRAAAGMRRKIIALLGPTNSGKTHEAMLALQSAKSGVYLAPLRLLALENYERLRAAGVAVSLITGEERRVQAGASHIASTVEMLDVQTPVDVAVIDEIQMLGDADRGAAWTAAVCGVPAATVYLVGSAAARAAIESLAGRLGCECEVRILDRKSKLAMGEKPLESLRQLKAGDAVIAFSRREVLQLAEQVSQAGFSVATIYGNLSPEVRRAQAEAFRSGQAQVVVATDAIGMGLNLPIARVIFTTATKYDGTEDGPVPAWLVQQIGGRAGRFGLAETGTVLGLGGPVHKAIRKLLAAPLEPIPRTGFYVAPSMEHLTQIGRVTGEQRLLELLALFRRNIDVHDVFFVPTSLAEQSERARWLDGTRMTLEQRFLFSLVPLATRIPKFQTLLWTWARAVEQQRPSRIDAVGLREGRSSLQDAEDACRTYSAYAWLSYRMPELFPEGAAAVEMAVEASIFVNDMLKRQNRGGERQHRRARAPQLAR, encoded by the coding sequence GTGACCAAGCACACCCCCACCGAACACATCGATACCGCGGCGCCCGCCGCCGACGCCCTGGCCGCCCAGGTCCGCCAACTCAACGATCTGCTCGCGCGCAGCCGTGCCACGCTGATCAAGACCGACACCACCGTCGCCTATAGCGTGAAGGGCGAGGTCACCGTCGACGGCCACCGGGTCGAATACGCGCTGATTCCGCCCGACGGCGTGCTCGCCCAGCTCAACCGCTGGGTCAAGATGGCGCCGCACAAGCAGGTGGCGGCCTTGGCCGAACGCCTGCACGAGCACACCGCCGCCGACTTCGAACGCGAGGTGACCGGCTTCGTGATGAACGCCTTGCGCCGCGCCGCCGGCGCCGGCGTGGAAACCGGCGCCTACTGCTGGGACGCGCTGCAGCGTCCGCGCGAACGCGCCGACATCGCTTTCCAGCTGGCGCTCGACCGCATCGACGCCGCCGCCGTGCAGCGCAAGGCGAGCCTGGCGGCCGACCGCACCCGCGAATCGATCAACCTGGCACGGTTTCCCGACACCTTCCGCGCCGCCGCCGGCATGCGCCGCAAGATCATCGCCCTGCTCGGGCCGACCAATTCCGGCAAGACCCACGAAGCGATGCTCGCCCTGCAATCGGCCAAGTCGGGCGTGTACCTGGCGCCGCTGCGGCTGCTGGCGCTGGAGAACTACGAGCGCCTGCGCGCGGCCGGCGTCGCGGTGAGCCTGATCACCGGCGAAGAGCGCCGGGTACAGGCGGGCGCGAGCCACATCGCCAGCACCGTCGAGATGCTCGACGTGCAGACGCCGGTGGACGTGGCGGTGATCGACGAGATTCAGATGCTCGGCGACGCCGACCGGGGCGCCGCCTGGACCGCCGCCGTCTGCGGCGTGCCGGCCGCCACCGTCTACCTGGTGGGCTCGGCAGCGGCGCGCGCGGCGATCGAATCGCTCGCCGGGCGGCTGGGCTGCGAATGCGAGGTGCGCATCCTCGACCGCAAGTCGAAGCTCGCCATGGGCGAGAAGCCGCTCGAATCGCTGCGCCAACTCAAGGCCGGCGACGCGGTCATTGCCTTCTCGCGCCGTGAGGTGCTGCAACTGGCCGAACAGGTGTCGCAAGCCGGCTTCTCGGTGGCGACCATCTACGGCAATTTGTCGCCCGAAGTGCGCCGGGCCCAGGCCGAGGCCTTTCGCAGCGGACAAGCGCAGGTCGTCGTGGCCACCGACGCGATCGGCATGGGTCTGAACCTGCCGATCGCACGCGTCATCTTCACCACCGCCACCAAGTACGACGGCACCGAAGACGGCCCCGTCCCCGCCTGGCTGGTGCAACAGATCGGCGGGCGCGCCGGCCGTTTCGGCCTGGCCGAAACCGGCACGGTGCTGGGCCTGGGCGGGCCGGTGCACAAGGCGATCCGCAAGCTGCTGGCAGCACCCCTGGAGCCGATTCCGCGCACCGGCTTCTACGTGGCGCCGTCGATGGAACACCTGACGCAGATCGGCCGCGTGACCGGCGAGCAGCGCCTGCTGGAACTGCTGGCGCTGTTCCGCCGCAACATCGACGTCCACGACGTGTTCTTCGTGCCGACCTCGCTGGCCGAGCAGTCCGAACGCGCCCGCTGGCTCGACGGCACCCGCATGACGCTGGAACAGCGCTTCCTGTTCTCGCTGGTGCCGCTGGCCACCCGCATACCGAAGTTCCAGACACTGCTGTGGACCTGGGCGCGCGCGGTGGAGCAACAGCGGCCCTCGCGCATCGACGCGGTTGGCCTGCGCGAAGGCCGCAGTTCCTTGCAGGACGCCGAGGATGCCTGCCGCACCTACTCGGCCTATGCCTGGTTGTCCTACCGCATGCCCGAGCTGTTTCCGGAAGGCGCGGCGGCGGTGGAGATGGCGGTCGAGGCGTCGATCTTCGTCAACGACATGCTGAAGCGGCAGAACCGGGGCGGCGAGCGCCAGCACCGGCGGGCGCGGGCGCCGCAGTTGGCGCGCTGA
- a CDS encoding peptidase M14, translating to MTVLLDIAWPRTLDTWVAELSSALPARAGRPAVIEGWLFEGPQARRRAERRLAAAGLPVRLRSAYKPLVFHFLEEVERDGLRAVTVHYPLHAAAPARRFALEAYPLAMMLEGVDFQLLPQPATSESPVYHVELRWHDGRQRMDRVFAPNRVHLDTAGETVLSPTAWLAGEARDDDHARVFGAAIDAVRRHPWPEQEPYFERLDLRVDIPGVHHAPAEETGWIDSHEALHEDLYFSLLEVFERRAGRSAGSRALQPGQIVPDIRGSEDGMVRLLVSVTPWRPVVADDAVDEAPLARATSPLSAGRIARVMAEIGGERFAATSVQGRPVRWLYREGGDAPVLISGGQHANECSGVVGALRVAQRLAARPPSHFALIALENPDGYALHRELCRQAPRHLHHAARYSALGDDVEARSPDAPPYEAAARRQALARSGALLHINLHGYPAHEWTRPWSGYIPRGFSAWTVPKGFFLIVRHHAGWGERARALARAVCAELARRPALAAFNRQQLAHYRMHAGELPFELIDGIACAIAEVDRPGAPVTLITEFPDETVHGQRFLLAQQTQTAAAWAAVRAWQSLVPGAGPGGDASAA from the coding sequence GTGACGGTCCTGCTCGACATCGCCTGGCCCCGCACCCTCGACACCTGGGTCGCCGAGCTGTCGTCCGCCCTGCCTGCGCGCGCGGGCCGGCCGGCGGTCATCGAAGGCTGGCTGTTCGAGGGCCCGCAGGCCCGGCGCCGGGCCGAGCGCCGGCTCGCGGCGGCGGGGCTGCCCGTGCGACTGCGCAGCGCCTACAAGCCGCTGGTCTTTCATTTTCTGGAGGAGGTCGAGCGTGACGGGCTGCGCGCGGTCACGGTGCACTACCCGCTGCACGCGGCGGCGCCCGCGCGGCGCTTCGCGCTGGAGGCTTACCCGCTGGCCATGATGCTCGAGGGCGTCGATTTCCAGCTGCTGCCGCAGCCGGCGACCAGCGAGTCGCCGGTCTACCACGTCGAGCTGCGATGGCACGACGGCAGGCAGCGCATGGACCGTGTCTTCGCGCCCAACCGGGTGCACCTCGACACCGCCGGCGAGACGGTGCTGTCGCCGACCGCCTGGCTGGCTGGCGAGGCCCGCGACGACGACCATGCCCGGGTCTTCGGGGCCGCGATCGACGCGGTGCGGCGGCATCCCTGGCCGGAGCAGGAACCGTATTTCGAGCGGCTCGACCTGCGCGTCGACATCCCTGGCGTGCACCATGCGCCGGCCGAGGAAACCGGCTGGATCGACAGCCACGAAGCGCTGCACGAAGACCTGTATTTCTCGCTGCTCGAAGTCTTCGAGCGCCGTGCGGGCCGGTCGGCGGGCAGCCGTGCGCTGCAGCCGGGCCAGATCGTGCCGGACATCCGGGGCAGCGAAGACGGCATGGTGCGGTTGCTCGTGTCGGTCACGCCCTGGCGGCCGGTCGTGGCCGACGACGCCGTCGACGAGGCTCCGCTGGCCCGCGCTACCTCACCGCTGTCTGCGGGCCGTATCGCACGGGTGATGGCGGAGATCGGCGGCGAGCGGTTCGCAGCGACCAGCGTGCAGGGCCGGCCCGTGCGCTGGCTTTACCGCGAGGGCGGCGATGCGCCGGTGCTGATCAGCGGCGGCCAGCATGCCAACGAATGTTCGGGCGTGGTCGGCGCGCTGCGGGTCGCGCAACGGCTCGCGGCGCGGCCGCCCAGCCACTTCGCGCTCATCGCGTTGGAGAACCCGGACGGTTACGCGCTGCACCGCGAGCTCTGCCGGCAAGCGCCGCGCCATCTGCACCACGCCGCCCGCTACAGCGCGCTGGGCGACGATGTGGAGGCGCGGTCACCGGATGCACCGCCGTACGAAGCCGCCGCGCGACGGCAGGCGCTGGCCCGGTCCGGCGCACTGCTGCACATCAACCTGCACGGCTACCCCGCGCATGAATGGACGCGGCCGTGGAGCGGCTACATCCCGCGCGGCTTCTCGGCGTGGACGGTGCCCAAGGGCTTCTTTCTCATCGTGCGCCACCACGCCGGCTGGGGCGAGCGGGCGCGCGCGCTGGCCCGCGCCGTCTGCGCCGAACTGGCACGGCGACCGGCGCTGGCGGCGTTCAATCGACAGCAGTTGGCGCACTACCGGATGCATGCCGGCGAGCTGCCGTTCGAGCTCATCGACGGCATCGCCTGCGCCATCGCCGAGGTAGACCGGCCGGGCGCGCCGGTCACGCTGATCACCGAGTTTCCGGACGAGACGGTGCACGGCCAGCGCTTCCTGCTGGCCCAGCAAACGCAAACGGCGGCCGCATGGGCCGCCGTCCGGGCGTGGCAGTCGCTGGTGCCGGGCGCGGGGCCCGGTGGCGACGCGTCGGCTGCTTAG
- a CDS encoding DSD1 family PLP-dependent enzyme, giving the protein MKALNLLPPAAVAGLPMAQVDTPALLLDLDAFERNLDRLQAAADAAGVKLRPHGKAHKTPAVALAQIARGAVGICCQKVSEALPFIDAGVADIHISNEIATAPKAALLARAALLARMSVCVDDAAQVALLGEAAREAGSVIGVFVEIDIGHGRCGVSGADAVLRLLESIARFPQLEFRGLQAYHGTLQHLRSLAERRERSAIAAGRAAEVVAALSAAGVRCDTVTGGGSGSAEFDFSSGVFTEIQAGSYAFMDRDYGDNEYGDALRFEHAMFLACSVMSTAAPGHAVVDAGLKSLAVDSGLPGVWQRGHLKYHQASDEHGVVHADGGPLPMLGEQLLLVPGHCDPTINLHDEIVCLRGGVVEAVWPVSSRGLSR; this is encoded by the coding sequence ATGAAAGCCCTGAACCTTCTCCCACCCGCCGCCGTGGCCGGCCTGCCGATGGCGCAGGTCGACACGCCCGCCCTGCTGCTCGACCTCGACGCCTTCGAACGCAACCTCGACCGCCTGCAGGCCGCCGCCGACGCCGCCGGCGTCAAGCTCCGGCCGCACGGCAAGGCGCATAAAACGCCGGCTGTCGCCCTGGCCCAGATCGCACGCGGCGCGGTCGGCATCTGCTGCCAGAAGGTCAGCGAGGCGCTGCCCTTCATCGATGCCGGCGTGGCCGACATCCACATCAGCAACGAGATCGCCACGGCGCCCAAGGCCGCCCTGCTGGCCCGTGCCGCACTGCTGGCGCGCATGAGCGTCTGCGTGGACGACGCGGCGCAGGTCGCGCTGCTCGGCGAGGCCGCGCGCGAGGCCGGCAGCGTGATCGGCGTGTTCGTGGAGATCGACATCGGCCACGGCCGCTGCGGCGTCTCCGGCGCCGATGCGGTGCTGCGGCTGCTCGAATCCATCGCGCGGTTTCCGCAACTGGAATTCCGCGGCCTGCAGGCCTACCACGGCACGCTGCAGCATCTGCGCTCGCTGGCCGAGCGGCGCGAACGCTCGGCCATCGCCGCCGGCCGTGCCGCCGAGGTGGTCGCCGCGCTGTCGGCTGCCGGCGTGCGCTGCGACACCGTCACCGGTGGCGGCAGCGGCAGTGCCGAATTCGATTTTTCCAGCGGCGTCTTCACCGAGATCCAGGCCGGCTCCTACGCCTTCATGGACCGCGACTATGGCGACAACGAGTACGGCGACGCGCTGCGCTTCGAGCATGCGATGTTCCTGGCCTGCTCGGTCATGAGCACCGCCGCGCCGGGCCATGCGGTGGTCGACGCCGGACTCAAGTCGCTCGCGGTCGATTCCGGCCTGCCCGGCGTCTGGCAGCGCGGCCATCTCAAGTACCACCAGGCCAGCGACGAGCACGGCGTGGTCCATGCCGACGGCGGCCCGCTGCCCATGCTCGGCGAACAGCTGCTGCTGGTGCCCGGCCACTGCGACCCCACCATCAACCTGCACGACGAGATCGTCTGCCTGCGTGGGGGCGTGGTCGAAGCCGTGTGGCCGGTATCCTCGCGCGGCCTCAGCCGCTGA
- a CDS encoding TonB-dependent siderophore receptor encodes MTKTPSRSVRFQTTPVAAIARHMLGLGVVIAASGAGAQTVDTNIRLKDTNVADQAQAIGGLQKTYSGGQFARGGDLGILGRTDLMNVPFSTTNYTSELIENQQALTISDVVMNDASVRTLQTRGGYGDDFQIRGYSVGSRDVAMNGLYGLSPATRMPVEMLERVEVLKGPGAFTNGTGPSGSIGGAINVVTKRASDVPLTRLTTTYMGKAQFGTHLDVGRRFGENNEWGIRANGVWRNGEGNIDGGRQRVGLGSLGIDYAGTRLRWSADLLYSENKSVELRPQIGFRAGITQVPDVPDTRSSFYPGVQLTDKAKTAITRAEFDLNDRTTLYGGIGYSETSSNQNFPTAVTRPTDLRVNSAGNFSVNNGYYDEYNKTSSGEVGVRTKFATGSVGHTLVVSANGLQRETGYFYQLTTTPVASNIYNPSPLPAITFPRLDPSKTADLRLYSFAVADTMAFFDDRLLFTLGLRNQTIDQKSVNGSTAYNASEVTPLVGLVFKTDANTSVYFNYTAGLQQGAVAGPTLSNRGEVFSPQKSRQKEIGIKRDWGTLITQAALYEIERPSSITENNVLSYGGKQRNRGLELSAYGEVVRGLRASASASFNDAKLVRTASGTNQGNDANGVPDRTFNAGLDWDTPWVQGLSLNGRVINTSKVYYDAANLLRMPAWTRVDLGARYATRVANKAVVFRANLENVANKDYWVTTTSYATVGAPRTLMLSAAIDF; translated from the coding sequence ATGACAAAAACGCCTTCCCGGTCCGTCCGTTTCCAGACCACTCCCGTCGCCGCCATCGCCCGCCACATGCTGGGCCTGGGCGTCGTGATCGCCGCCAGCGGCGCCGGAGCGCAGACCGTCGACACCAACATCAGGCTCAAGGACACCAACGTCGCCGACCAGGCACAAGCCATCGGCGGCCTGCAGAAGACCTACTCCGGCGGCCAGTTCGCCCGCGGCGGCGACCTCGGCATCCTGGGCCGCACCGACCTGATGAACGTGCCTTTCAGCACGACCAACTACACCTCGGAGCTGATCGAGAACCAGCAGGCCCTGACCATCTCCGACGTGGTCATGAACGACGCCTCGGTGCGTACGCTGCAGACCCGCGGCGGCTACGGCGACGACTTCCAGATCCGCGGCTACTCGGTCGGCTCGCGCGACGTGGCCATGAACGGCCTGTACGGCCTGTCGCCCGCCACCCGCATGCCGGTCGAAATGCTCGAACGCGTCGAGGTGCTCAAGGGCCCGGGCGCCTTCACCAACGGCACCGGCCCGAGCGGCAGCATCGGCGGCGCGATCAACGTGGTGACCAAGCGCGCCAGCGACGTGCCCCTGACCCGCCTGACCACCACCTACATGGGCAAGGCCCAGTTCGGCACCCACCTCGACGTGGGCCGCCGCTTCGGCGAAAACAACGAATGGGGCATCCGCGCCAACGGCGTGTGGCGCAACGGCGAAGGCAACATCGACGGCGGCCGCCAGCGCGTGGGCCTGGGCTCGCTGGGCATCGACTACGCCGGCACCCGCCTGCGCTGGTCCGCCGACCTGCTCTACTCGGAAAACAAGAGCGTCGAGCTGCGTCCGCAGATCGGTTTTCGCGCCGGCATCACGCAAGTGCCCGACGTGCCGGACACCCGCTCCAGCTTCTACCCGGGCGTGCAGCTGACCGACAAGGCCAAGACCGCGATCACCCGGGCCGAGTTCGACCTGAACGACCGCACCACTCTCTACGGCGGCATCGGCTACAGCGAAACCTCGAGCAACCAGAACTTCCCGACCGCGGTGACGCGCCCGACCGACCTGCGAGTGAACTCGGCAGGCAACTTCTCGGTCAACAACGGCTACTACGACGAATACAACAAGACGTCTTCCGGGGAAGTCGGCGTACGCACCAAATTCGCCACCGGCTCGGTCGGCCACACCCTGGTGGTGTCGGCCAACGGCCTGCAGCGTGAAACCGGCTACTTCTACCAGCTGACCACCACGCCGGTCGCATCGAACATCTACAACCCGTCGCCGCTGCCGGCCATCACCTTTCCGCGCCTGGACCCGAGCAAGACAGCCGATCTGCGTCTCTACAGCTTCGCGGTGGCCGACACCATGGCCTTCTTCGACGACCGCCTGCTGTTCACGCTGGGCCTGCGCAACCAGACCATCGACCAGAAAAGCGTGAATGGCTCCACCGCCTACAACGCCAGCGAAGTCACGCCGCTGGTCGGCCTGGTATTCAAGACGGACGCCAACACCTCGGTGTATTTCAATTACACCGCCGGCCTGCAGCAGGGTGCCGTCGCCGGCCCGACGCTGAGCAACCGCGGCGAGGTGTTCTCGCCCCAGAAGTCGCGCCAGAAGGAAATCGGCATCAAGCGTGACTGGGGCACCCTGATCACGCAGGCCGCGCTGTACGAGATCGAGCGCCCGAGCAGCATCACCGAGAACAACGTGCTGAGCTACGGCGGCAAGCAGCGCAATCGCGGCCTCGAACTGTCGGCCTACGGCGAAGTGGTGCGCGGCCTGCGCGCCTCCGCCAGCGCCTCGTTCAACGACGCCAAGCTGGTGCGCACCGCCAGCGGCACCAACCAGGGCAACGACGCCAACGGCGTGCCGGACCGCACCTTCAACGCCGGCCTCGACTGGGACACGCCGTGGGTGCAGGGCCTGAGCCTGAACGGCCGCGTCATCAACACCTCCAAGGTCTACTACGACGCCGCCAACCTGCTGCGCATGCCCGCCTGGACCCGCGTGGACCTGGGCGCGCGCTATGCAACGCGCGTGGCCAACAAGGCCGTGGTGTTTCGTGCCAACCTGGAAAACGTCGCCAACAAGGACTACTGGGTGACCACCACCAGCTACGCCACCGTCGGCGCGCCGCGCACCCTGATGCTGTCGGCCGCGATCGACTTCTAA
- a CDS encoding PLP-dependent aminotransferase family protein has protein sequence MTWTLAARTRKMTSSAIRDLLKLTERPGIISFAGGLPSPDAFPVEAFAVACDKVLTAADARGSLQYATTEGLPALREMVAASLPWRVDPANVLITTGSQQGLDLAAKVLIDPGSNILVETPTYLGALQAFQPMEPTVVGVASDESGVIVDDFEAKAPGARFLYALPNFQNPTGRTMDEARRAAVAEAAVRAQVPVLEDNPYGELWFDAPPPAPLASRHPENTLYMGSFSKVLAPGLRLGFLVAPADIHYRLTMAKQAADLHSPSFNQRVVAEVLKDGFLDRHVPTIRSLYQGKRDAMLAALSREMDGLGVTWNRPAGGMFLWARLPVGLSATALLPRAVEKGVAFVPGEPFYAGQADDRTLRLSFVTATSAQIDAGIAALAAAVRESLDRLSTAERDAAMAPA, from the coding sequence ATGACCTGGACCCTGGCGGCACGTACCCGCAAGATGACGTCTTCCGCGATCCGCGACCTGCTCAAGCTCACCGAGCGGCCCGGCATCATCAGTTTCGCCGGCGGCCTGCCGTCGCCGGACGCGTTTCCGGTCGAGGCCTTCGCTGTCGCCTGCGACAAGGTCCTGACTGCCGCCGACGCGCGCGGCTCGCTGCAGTACGCCACCACCGAAGGCCTGCCCGCGCTGCGCGAAATGGTCGCGGCCTCGCTGCCGTGGAGGGTCGATCCGGCCAACGTGCTGATCACCACCGGCTCCCAACAAGGCCTGGACCTGGCGGCCAAGGTGCTGATCGATCCGGGCAGCAACATCCTGGTGGAAACGCCCACCTACCTGGGCGCGCTGCAAGCCTTCCAGCCGATGGAGCCGACGGTCGTCGGCGTGGCCAGCGACGAGTCCGGCGTGATCGTCGACGACTTCGAAGCCAAGGCCCCGGGCGCGCGCTTTCTCTACGCCCTGCCCAACTTCCAGAACCCCACCGGCCGCACCATGGACGAGGCGCGCCGCGCCGCCGTCGCCGAGGCGGCCGTCCGCGCGCAGGTGCCGGTGCTCGAAGACAACCCTTACGGCGAACTGTGGTTCGACGCACCGCCGCCGGCCCCGCTGGCGTCGCGCCACCCCGAGAACACGCTCTACATGGGCTCCTTCTCCAAGGTGCTCGCGCCCGGGCTGCGTCTGGGCTTTCTGGTGGCCCCGGCGGACATCCACTACCGCCTCACCATGGCCAAGCAGGCGGCCGACCTGCACAGCCCGAGCTTCAACCAGCGCGTCGTGGCCGAGGTGCTGAAGGACGGTTTCCTGGACCGCCACGTGCCCACCATCCGATCGCTCTACCAGGGCAAGCGCGATGCGATGCTCGCCGCCCTGTCGCGCGAGATGGACGGCCTGGGGGTGACGTGGAACCGGCCGGCCGGCGGCATGTTCCTGTGGGCGCGGCTGCCCGTGGGGCTGTCGGCCACGGCCCTGTTGCCGCGCGCGGTGGAAAAGGGCGTGGCCTTCGTGCCCGGCGAGCCCTTCTATGCCGGCCAGGCCGACGACCGCACGCTGCGCTTGTCCTTCGTGACGGCCACCTCGGCGCAGATCGACGCGGGCATCGCGGCGCTGGCGGCTGCCGTGCGCGAGTCGCTCGACCGGCTGTCCACCGCCGAGCGCGACGCCGCGATGGCGCCGGCCTGA
- a CDS encoding amidase translates to MQNADIVALPATEMRRLIGARQLSPVELLDACIARIEAVNPYVNAVTATCFDRARGEARAAEAAVMAGEPLGLLHGLPLGVKDLENTEGLLTTFGSPIYRANVPSADNELVARLRAAGAIVAGKTNVPEMGAGANSFNPVWGATGNPFDPRLNAGGSSGGSAAALALDMLPVCTGSDTGGSLRIPAAKCGIVGFRPSPGVVPSVRKPLGWTPISVVGPMGRTVADACLQMAATAGMSAGDPLSYPLDPLSFLLPQQVDLGTLRVGYTEDFGACAVDDGIRAVFREKIAAMKHLFRSCEPIALDLGEVHRCFDVLRAEAFVAGMREAYERDPGSLGPNPRANYEMGAAMSLVDSAWAQAEQTRILKRFQAAYREYDVILAPVTPVSPFPWTQPHAAVINGEQQENYYRWLSLTYVTTLTTHPSLALPCGVDTAGLPFGLQVVGGFREDRFTLGVGYAMEQAFASSELLRRPLPDASLLRVYEPGLRSIVTAPAVLDAVGSGGNVSAV, encoded by the coding sequence ATGCAAAACGCCGACATCGTCGCCCTCCCCGCCACCGAAATGCGCCGCCTGATCGGCGCGCGCCAGCTCTCGCCGGTCGAACTGCTCGACGCCTGCATCGCCCGCATCGAGGCCGTCAATCCGTACGTGAACGCGGTCACCGCCACCTGTTTCGACCGCGCACGCGGCGAGGCGCGCGCCGCCGAAGCCGCCGTCATGGCCGGCGAGCCGCTGGGCCTGCTGCACGGCCTGCCGCTGGGCGTGAAGGACCTGGAGAACACCGAAGGCCTGCTGACCACCTTCGGCTCGCCCATCTACCGTGCCAACGTGCCGTCCGCCGACAACGAACTCGTCGCCCGGCTGCGCGCGGCCGGCGCCATCGTCGCCGGCAAGACCAACGTGCCCGAGATGGGCGCCGGCGCCAACAGCTTCAATCCGGTCTGGGGCGCCACCGGCAATCCCTTCGACCCGCGATTGAACGCCGGCGGATCGTCCGGCGGGTCGGCCGCCGCGCTGGCGCTGGACATGCTGCCTGTCTGCACCGGCTCGGACACCGGCGGCTCGCTGCGCATACCGGCGGCCAAGTGCGGCATCGTCGGCTTCCGGCCCTCGCCGGGCGTGGTGCCCAGCGTGCGCAAGCCCCTGGGCTGGACGCCGATCTCGGTCGTCGGCCCCATGGGCCGCACGGTGGCCGACGCCTGCCTGCAGATGGCTGCCACCGCCGGCATGTCGGCCGGTGATCCGCTGAGCTATCCGCTCGATCCGCTGTCGTTCCTGCTGCCGCAGCAGGTCGACCTGGGCACCTTGCGCGTGGGCTACACCGAGGACTTCGGTGCCTGCGCGGTCGACGACGGCATCCGGGCCGTCTTCCGGGAAAAGATCGCGGCGATGAAGCATCTGTTTCGCAGTTGCGAGCCGATCGCGCTGGACCTGGGCGAGGTGCATCGCTGCTTCGACGTGCTGCGGGCCGAGGCCTTCGTCGCCGGCATGCGCGAGGCCTATGAGCGCGATCCGGGCAGCCTGGGGCCGAACCCGCGCGCCAACTACGAGATGGGCGCGGCGATGAGCCTGGTCGACAGCGCGTGGGCGCAGGCCGAGCAGACGCGCATCTTGAAGCGCTTTCAGGCGGCGTACCGCGAGTACGACGTGATCCTGGCGCCGGTCACGCCGGTGTCGCCGTTTCCGTGGACCCAGCCGCATGCGGCGGTCATCAATGGGGAGCAGCAGGAAAACTACTACCGGTGGCTGTCTCTGACCTATGTGACCACGCTGACCACGCATCCTTCGCTGGCTCTTCCCTGTGGCGTGGATACGGCTGGGTTGCCGTTCGGGCTGCAAGTGGTGGGAGGGTTCCGGGAGGATCGGTTCACCCTGGGGGTGGGGTATGCGATGGAGCAGGCTTTTGCCTCTTCCGAACTGCTGCGCAGGCCCTTGCCGGATGCTTCTTTGCTTCGGGTTTATGAGCCGGGGTTGAGGTCTATCGTGACGGCGCCGGCTGTGTTGGATGCTGTGGGGTCCGGGGGGAACGTTTCGGCGGTTTGA
- a CDS encoding glutathione S-transferase yields MLRVWGRISSINVRKVVWTLQELELAVQRTDAGGQFGLVREADYLARNPNGLVPLLEDGEVLLWESNVIVRYLCARYAPGRLYPEGLAARFDAERWMDWQQTSLNPAGRGAFFQLIRTAPELRDESVVAASVASMEPLLDLLDRHLAGRAYLSGDSFSMADIPVACDVHRWGALPFASSAVAGRPNLDRWFRGLAERAGAKGVLDAQLV; encoded by the coding sequence GTGTTGCGCGTCTGGGGGCGGATCTCGTCGATCAATGTGCGCAAGGTCGTCTGGACCTTGCAGGAGCTCGAACTGGCGGTGCAGCGTACCGATGCGGGTGGGCAGTTCGGGCTGGTGCGCGAGGCCGATTACCTGGCGCGCAATCCCAACGGGCTGGTGCCTTTGCTCGAAGACGGCGAGGTGCTGCTGTGGGAGTCGAACGTGATCGTCCGGTATCTCTGTGCGCGGTATGCGCCGGGGCGGTTGTACCCGGAAGGGCTGGCGGCGCGGTTCGATGCGGAGCGGTGGATGGACTGGCAGCAGACCAGTCTGAATCCTGCCGGGCGGGGGGCGTTCTTTCAGCTGATCCGGACTGCGCCGGAGTTGCGGGACGAGTCGGTCGTGGCTGCTTCCGTGGCTTCCATGGAGCCTTTGCTCGATTTGCTGGATCGGCATCTGGCGGGTAGGGCTTATCTGTCGGGGGATTCGTTCTCCATGGCGGATATTCCGGTTGCTTGCGATGTGCATCGGTGGGGGGCTTTGCCGTTTGCTTCTTCTGCTGTTGCTGGGCGGCCGAATCTGGATCGGTGGTTTCGAGGGTTGGCTGAGAGGGCGGGGGCCAAAGGGGTTTTGGATGCTCAGCTGGTTTGA